A DNA window from Streptococcus sp. LPB0220 contains the following coding sequences:
- a CDS encoding adenine-specific methyltransferase EcoRI family protein, whose product MANSRQAHLTKAKKGKNDEFYTQWSDIEKEVNAYIEYNPDVFRNKIILLPADDPFESNFFKFFATKFNEFGIKKLIATSFAPSPIVNTQLSLLPELIPDIDFEVSGDKQIKGAYKIELNEVIDEDGTGTVNIEDVIKRLQKEKDLIDSGQNSQILSYLKGDNNPDGISRFSAGDFRSEEVTGLRNQADMIITNPPFSLFREFLSWINPLEKQFLIIGNMNAITYKEVFPLIKENKIWLGTGMGRWISGFIVPETYELYGTEARIENGNRIIATNNALWMTNIDHGKRHQPLSLMTMEDNIKFSKHKNVKGHEYSTYDNFDAIEVPYTDAIPSDFSGIMGVPISFLDKFNPEQFEILGLDNPTDEFIGHGPLLNGKTKYRRIFIKKVNK is encoded by the coding sequence ATGGCTAATTCTCGTCAAGCACATTTGACAAAAGCAAAAAAAGGAAAGAATGATGAATTTTATACCCAGTGGTCGGATATAGAAAAAGAGGTTAATGCATATATCGAATATAATCCAGATGTTTTTCGTAACAAAATAATTTTACTCCCAGCTGATGACCCTTTTGAGAGCAATTTTTTTAAGTTTTTTGCGACAAAGTTTAATGAATTCGGAATCAAAAAGCTGATAGCGACCTCATTTGCTCCGAGCCCTATTGTCAATACCCAATTAAGTTTGCTACCTGAACTAATTCCGGATATCGATTTTGAAGTATCTGGTGATAAGCAGATAAAAGGAGCATACAAAATAGAATTAAATGAAGTGATTGATGAAGATGGGACTGGTACAGTTAATATAGAAGATGTTATAAAACGTTTACAAAAAGAAAAAGATTTAATAGATTCAGGCCAAAATAGTCAAATTTTATCATATTTGAAGGGAGATAATAACCCAGATGGCATTAGCAGGTTTTCTGCAGGTGATTTTAGAAGTGAAGAGGTAACTGGACTCCGAAATCAAGCAGATATGATAATTACTAACCCACCATTTTCCCTATTTCGTGAGTTTTTAAGTTGGATTAATCCACTGGAGAAACAATTCTTAATCATTGGAAATATGAATGCAATTACCTATAAAGAAGTATTTCCATTGATTAAGGAAAATAAAATTTGGCTTGGTACAGGAATGGGACGCTGGATATCAGGTTTTATCGTGCCAGAAACATATGAACTGTATGGTACAGAAGCAAGGATTGAGAATGGTAATAGGATTATAGCAACGAATAATGCCCTTTGGATGACTAACATAGACCATGGAAAGAGGCATCAGCCCCTATCTTTAATGACTATGGAAGACAATATTAAGTTTAGTAAACATAAGAATGTGAAAGGTCATGAGTATTCCACTTATGATAATTTTGATGCTATAGAGGTACCATACACAGATGCAATACCATCTGATTTTTCAGGTATAATGGGAGTACCGATATCATTTCTTGATAAATTCAATCCAGAGCAATTTGAAATTTTAGGTCTAGATAACCCAACCGATGAATTTATTGGGCATGGTCCTCTATTAAATGGTAAAACAAAGTATAGAAGAATCTTTATCAAAAAGGTGAATAAATGA
- a CDS encoding HNH endonuclease family protein, whose protein sequence is MKTELNTYTVKEITEGFVYNEFEGKGLFGLAGKLTIQPEYQRNYIYADGKRDVACIDSLMKGYPLGLIYFNKVDKDKYEVLDGQQRITSIGRYVNGKFAIELNGNKHYFSGLSREQQELILNSVLLVYECEGTETEIKEWFKTINISGVPLNQQELRNAIYSGTFVTLAKQEFSNSQNANQQKWQTYIKGVPNRQEILEEALKWVSKGNIDDYMSKHRNDTDINELKTYFETVIDWVSSVFVNVESEMRGLEWGRLYEEYHNNSYNPTEIEQRLSELYEDSDVSKKSGIYEYLLSKEKPELIKLLSIRAFTETDKKSKYREQSNEAKKSNISNCPVCNTDIPYDHMTHIWAYDEMAGDHIVPWSKGGKTERNNLQMLCKHHNSLKSNY, encoded by the coding sequence ATGAAAACAGAATTAAATACTTACACAGTTAAAGAGATTACAGAAGGATTTGTCTACAACGAATTTGAAGGTAAGGGTCTTTTTGGATTAGCTGGAAAATTAACAATTCAACCTGAATATCAAAGAAATTATATTTATGCTGATGGTAAAAGAGATGTAGCCTGTATTGACTCGCTAATGAAGGGGTATCCATTAGGACTAATTTATTTCAATAAGGTAGACAAAGATAAATATGAGGTTTTAGATGGTCAACAGCGGATTACATCTATAGGTAGGTATGTGAATGGAAAGTTTGCAATAGAACTGAATGGTAATAAACATTATTTTTCAGGCTTAAGTAGGGAACAACAAGAACTTATTTTAAATTCAGTTTTACTAGTCTATGAGTGTGAAGGTACTGAAACAGAAATAAAAGAATGGTTTAAAACAATCAATATTTCAGGTGTTCCATTGAATCAGCAAGAACTAAGAAATGCTATTTATTCTGGTACATTTGTAACATTGGCTAAACAAGAGTTTTCTAATTCTCAAAATGCCAATCAACAAAAATGGCAGACATATATAAAAGGTGTACCTAATAGGCAAGAAATTCTAGAAGAAGCTTTAAAATGGGTAAGTAAGGGTAATATCGATGATTATATGTCGAAACATCGTAATGATACAGACATTAATGAATTAAAGACTTATTTTGAGACAGTTATTGATTGGGTATCTAGTGTTTTTGTAAATGTTGAATCAGAAATGCGTGGATTAGAGTGGGGAAGATTGTACGAAGAATATCATAATAATTCGTATAATCCTACTGAAATTGAACAAAGACTATCTGAATTATATGAGGATAGTGATGTTTCAAAGAAATCGGGTATTTATGAATATTTATTAAGTAAAGAAAAACCTGAATTGATAAAATTACTATCAATCCGAGCGTTTACAGAAACAGATAAAAAGTCAAAATATAGAGAACAATCAAACGAAGCTAAAAAATCAAACATCTCAAATTGTCCTGTTTGTAATACAGATATACCGTATGACCACATGACTCATATATGGGCATATGACGAAATGGCTGGTGACCATATTGTACCATGGAGTAAAGGCGGAAAAACAGAGCGTAACAATCTTCAAATGTTGTGTAAGCACCACAATAGTTTAAAATCTAATTACTAG
- a CDS encoding PBECR4 domain-containing protein, giving the protein MLRNLILSYRTLMDTQYKFTITQTISGQTTEKYIELSFTEPNFHHLIGLHKLKGVDKVKCFNGKTAQDIYNQILGNHITFYDLDKDTSQHKAAFLSRATSLNLIYTMLDNIRGNLKGLYYFDPKKIGSNIKAKYLLHFQYRDKEFYFLFDKSAKKVKNTDICYPVSVFRKKIQSEMRAGNTAKHYEMSQTLINLVKVEKIQGTTTTTLYKK; this is encoded by the coding sequence ATGTTAAGGAATTTAATTCTTAGTTATAGGACGTTAATGGACACTCAGTATAAATTTACTATTACTCAGACCATTTCTGGACAAACTACAGAAAAATATATTGAATTAAGCTTCACAGAACCGAATTTCCATCATCTTATAGGTTTGCACAAGCTTAAAGGGGTAGATAAAGTCAAGTGTTTCAACGGTAAGACAGCTCAGGATATATATAACCAAATTTTGGGAAATCATATTACTTTTTATGATTTAGATAAAGATACATCTCAGCACAAGGCCGCATTTTTATCTAGGGCAACTTCTCTGAATCTAATTTATACGATGTTGGATAATATAAGGGGCAACTTAAAGGGGTTGTATTATTTTGATCCCAAAAAAATAGGTTCTAATATTAAAGCAAAGTATTTATTGCATTTTCAATATAGGGATAAGGAATTTTATTTTTTATTTGATAAATCCGCTAAGAAGGTTAAGAATACTGATATTTGCTACCCAGTTTCAGTTTTTCGAAAAAAAATACAGAGCGAAATGAGAGCAGGGAATACCGCAAAACATTATGAAATGAGTCAAACTCTTATCAACTTAGTGAAAGTTGAAAAAATACAGGGGACCACTACTACTACACTATATAAAAAATAG
- a CDS encoding TMEM175 family protein produces the protein MKKDRLIVLTDAVLAIIMTILILELEKPTTPSLEAFWDLRQNFFACFLSFFWLGSLWMALNTLWEKVEKISSEIIWWNLFLLLERQEFSLENFMPSKIPV, from the coding sequence ATGAAGAAAGACAGATTAATTGTATTGACAGATGCTGTTCTAGCAATTATTATGACCATCTTGATTTTAGAGTTAGAAAAACCAACAACACCAAGTCTTGAAGCTTTTTGGGATTTACGGCAAAATTTCTTTGCTTGTTTTCTTTCCTTTTTCTGGTTGGGATCGTTATGGATGGCACTAAACACATTATGGGAAAAGGTTGAGAAAATTTCCTCAGAAATTATTTGGTGGAATTTGTTTCTACTCTTGGAGCGGCAGGAGTTCTCTTTGGAGAATTTCATGCCATCCAAGATACCAGTCTGA
- a CDS encoding potassium channel family protein: MRRLKMLWHIIQVTGFTRFALSFVTFVFGSGGVLFLVEPAITNYGDGLWYAFVTSTTVGYGDLLAVTLIGRITSVFLTIYGLIFFGCLSAVIINYYTDLNKERGEDK, translated from the coding sequence ATGAGACGTTTAAAAATGTTATGGCATATTATACAGGTTACGGGTTTTACTCGGTTTGCTCTGAGTTTTGTGACCTTTGTTTTTGGGTCAGGAGGCGTGCTTTTCCTAGTTGAACCTGCTATCACAAATTACGGAGACGGTCTTTGGTATGCTTTTGTGACTTCGACGACTGTCGGCTACGGGGATCTCCTAGCTGTGACCTTGATTGGAAGGATTACCAGTGTCTTCTTGACGATTTATGGGCTCATATTTTTTGGCTGTTTATCAGCTGTTATTATTAATTATTATACCGATTTAAATAAGGAAAGAGGAGAGGACAAATGA
- a CDS encoding DUF389 domain-containing protein — MTANYSTREYREKLYDDLHVRLRDTAILMCAIFIASIGLNMNSTAVIIGAMLISPLMTLIVGLGFGLAIFDTRLIKQSLEVLLTQVLVSLLVSTLYFWISPLSYASSELIARTSPTIWDVLIAIAGGIAGVIGSRKKEANNIVPGVAIATALMPPICTAGYGLANGNVRFLLGALYLFLINCVFIMLANIVGTRILMRKSPLTSFKELSIKMRIGLISLIVLLILPASYSAVTLTIEQARKEGIKQFVGKEFANYTVINQVYKSSNNELVLTVVGDPISEEELETLHQKPASYGIQSVQLKVNQVQNSPTLDSEATKEFYENIDKYIDQKLSEKDSQNDLVKENEADKD, encoded by the coding sequence ATGACTGCCAATTATTCAACACGGGAATACCGTGAGAAATTATACGATGACCTTCATGTTCGATTGAGAGATACAGCGATTTTGATGTGTGCAATTTTTATTGCCTCTATCGGTCTAAATATGAATTCAACAGCTGTTATTATTGGAGCCATGTTAATTTCACCTCTCATGACACTGATTGTTGGACTGGGATTCGGTTTAGCTATTTTTGATACGCGTTTAATCAAGCAATCTCTAGAGGTTTTATTGACTCAAGTGTTGGTCAGTTTGCTTGTCTCGACTCTGTATTTCTGGATTTCTCCCTTGTCTTATGCAAGTAGCGAGTTGATCGCACGAACCTCTCCAACCATTTGGGATGTTCTCATTGCTATTGCTGGTGGGATTGCTGGTGTGATCGGTTCAAGGAAAAAAGAAGCAAACAATATCGTGCCAGGAGTAGCCATTGCTACAGCTTTGATGCCGCCTATCTGTACTGCTGGCTATGGTTTAGCTAATGGGAATGTACGATTTTTATTGGGGGCTCTCTATCTTTTCTTGATCAACTGTGTCTTTATCATGCTAGCCAACATTGTTGGAACAAGAATTTTGATGAGAAAATCTCCTTTAACTTCATTTAAAGAGCTGAGCATTAAAATGAGAATTGGCTTGATTTCTTTGATTGTATTGTTGATTCTTCCAGCTAGCTATTCGGCAGTTACTCTGACAATAGAACAAGCGCGCAAAGAAGGGATCAAACAGTTTGTAGGAAAAGAGTTCGCCAATTATACGGTTATTAATCAAGTCTACAAGTCAAGTAACAATGAATTGGTCTTGACGGTTGTTGGAGATCCGATTTCAGAAGAAGAATTAGAAACACTCCACCAAAAACCAGCCTCTTACGGTATTCAATCTGTTCAATTGAAAGTGAATCAAGTTCAGAACTCGCCAACATTAGATAGTGAAGCGACCAAGGAATTTTATGAAAACATTGACAAGTATATTGATCAAAAACTCTCTGAAAAAGATTCACAAAACGATCTCGTAAAAGAAAATGAAGCAGACAAGGATTGA
- a CDS encoding CsbD family protein — protein sequence MSLEEKLNQVRGSVKEGFGKLTGDTKTEAEGTAEKVASKAKEVAEDAKEAVEGAIKGVKNIFHKDDK from the coding sequence ATGTCATTAGAAGAAAAATTGAACCAAGTGAGGGGTTCTGTTAAAGAAGGCTTCGGTAAATTAACCGGTGATACAAAAACAGAAGCTGAAGGCACTGCTGAAAAAGTTGCTTCAAAAGCAAAAGAAGTTGCTGAAGATGCAAAAGAAGCTGTCGAAGGAGCTATCAAGGGCGTTAAAAATATCTTTCATAAAGACGACAAATAG
- a CDS encoding rhomboid family intramembrane serine protease, translating into MKRILTTYPIISTLALICLLLGLLTSFNGDAMYDLLAFHSKPVYGWQYVSGTLMHGSKGAPIWFLWVHLLLNGLMILPFGGLLERKRGSRQVLIVFVTATVLPSIVFHLLTQGQDIQATGISAVGYAFVTGGVMLLPNVWKEFSRTVKLFYLFLIFLSGLMLLPAITGWISTLLHLSGIVSYLLVFIGSKVLKGRS; encoded by the coding sequence ATGAAAAGAATCCTCACAACCTACCCTATTATCAGCACTTTAGCTCTAATCTGTTTGTTGCTTGGTCTATTGACTTCCTTTAATGGGGATGCTATGTATGACCTATTGGCCTTTCATTCGAAGCCGGTCTATGGTTGGCAATATGTCAGTGGGACCCTGATGCACGGTAGTAAAGGCGCACCTATCTGGTTTTTATGGGTCCATTTGTTGTTAAATGGACTCATGATCCTTCCTTTCGGAGGACTGCTAGAAAGAAAAAGAGGCTCCAGACAAGTCTTGATTGTTTTTGTGACGGCGACAGTCCTTCCTTCCATCGTTTTTCACCTCTTAACCCAGGGGCAAGACATTCAGGCAACAGGGATCTCTGCTGTAGGATACGCCTTTGTAACCGGTGGAGTCATGCTCCTGCCAAACGTGTGGAAAGAATTTTCACGCACCGTAAAACTGTTTTATCTATTCTTAATTTTTCTATCTGGCCTCATGCTCTTACCAGCAATCACCGGATGGATCTCAACACTATTGCATCTTTCAGGGATTGTGAGTTATCTATTGGTCTTTATCGGAAGTAAAGTCTTGAAGGGGAGAAGCTAA
- a CDS encoding VanZ family protein, protein MGYISTIKTAVQLFPFLAFLLTLPYMILNYRKYGSVNKLRVLIFYSFMLYLMTVYLLVILPLPDPSKIHTSYSEMVNLHPFAFVVDFFKESPFDLAQTGTWIQALKHPTFYVPAFNVLMLIPFGMYLRYYFKCGFKKTILLTALFSLFLELTQLSGLYFLYPGPYRLADVDDIIQNTTGGGVGYLLGWFLVWLLPTRDEIDEHSFRVGTRVSGFRMGLAFLIDFVMLSLLYEVIEHLETIPYVAVLAVYFGLIPLWRGKTLGMALLKFRLHFDKQKWLRTIWRGILVVGYFYLIPQGLFYLISLLNSDLTDNSLLTLSMILLLFFMLLLYLILTLAIVLLNRRFPFDRLAGAEYESTVRVKKELLKDETESSK, encoded by the coding sequence ATGGGGTATATCTCTACTATTAAAACGGCTGTTCAGCTCTTTCCTTTCCTGGCATTTTTGCTGACCTTGCCCTACATGATTTTGAATTATCGAAAATATGGTTCGGTCAATAAATTGCGGGTGCTGATTTTCTATTCTTTTATGCTTTACTTGATGACGGTCTATCTCTTGGTGATCTTGCCTCTGCCAGATCCAAGTAAGATTCATACTAGCTACTCGGAAATGGTCAATCTCCATCCCTTTGCTTTTGTGGTGGATTTTTTCAAGGAGAGCCCCTTTGATTTAGCGCAGACTGGTACTTGGATTCAAGCCCTTAAGCATCCAACTTTTTATGTGCCTGCCTTTAATGTCCTGATGTTGATTCCTTTTGGGATGTATCTGCGCTATTATTTTAAGTGTGGTTTTAAGAAAACGATTCTTCTGACAGCCCTCTTTAGTCTCTTTTTGGAGCTGACCCAGTTATCAGGTCTCTATTTTCTGTATCCGGGTCCTTACCGCCTAGCAGATGTCGATGATATTATTCAAAATACCACCGGTGGTGGAGTGGGCTATTTGCTCGGTTGGTTCCTGGTTTGGTTATTGCCAACACGAGACGAAATTGACGAACATTCTTTCCGAGTAGGGACCAGAGTATCTGGTTTTCGGATGGGTCTTGCCTTCTTGATCGACTTTGTGATGCTATCCTTGCTTTACGAGGTAATCGAGCATTTGGAGACGATTCCTTATGTAGCGGTTTTGGCTGTTTATTTTGGTTTGATTCCCTTGTGGCGGGGCAAAACCTTGGGAATGGCTTTATTGAAATTCCGCTTGCATTTTGACAAGCAAAAATGGCTTCGCACCATCTGGCGGGGAATCCTAGTAGTAGGTTATTTCTATCTGATTCCTCAAGGGTTGTTCTATTTGATTTCGCTCTTGAATAGCGACTTGACGGACAATTCCCTCTTAACCCTGTCCATGATTTTATTGCTCTTCTTTATGCTTTTATTGTACCTGATTCTCACTCTTGCCATCGTCTTACTCAATCGTCGCTTTCCCTTTGACCGTCTAGCTGGGGCTGAGTATGAGAGTACGGTGCGCGTGAAGAAAGAGCTCTTAAAGGATGAAACTGAATCATCAAAATAG
- a CDS encoding ACT domain-containing protein: MKAIITVVGKDQKGIVAGVATKVAELGLNIDDISQTVLDEYFTMMAVVSSDEKKDFTQLRSELEEFGQSLHVKINIQSAAIFDAMHNL; encoded by the coding sequence ATGAAAGCAATTATTACAGTCGTTGGTAAAGACCAAAAAGGAATCGTAGCGGGTGTTGCAACGAAAGTAGCAGAATTAGGACTCAATATCGATGATATCTCTCAAACTGTATTGGATGAATACTTTACCATGATGGCGGTCGTATCGTCAGATGAGAAAAAAGATTTCACACAGCTTCGTTCAGAGTTGGAAGAATTCGGTCAGTCTCTGCATGTGAAAATCAATATCCAAAGCGCAGCGATTTTTGATGCTATGCACAATTTGTAA
- a CDS encoding PFL family protein, which yields MDIRQVTETIAMIEEQNFDVRTITMGISLLDCIDPDIEKAAEKVYNKIVTKAKDLVAVGDEIAAELGIPIVNKRVSVTPISIIGAATNATDYVPFAKALDRAAKEVGVNFIGGFSALVQKGYQKGDEILINSIPRALAETDFVCSSVNIGSTKTGINMTAVRDMGRIIKEASQADPMGPGKLVVFANAVEDNPFMAGAFHGVGEADVVINVGVSGPGVVQRAIEKVPGASFDVLAETVKKTAFKITRVGQLVGQMASERLGVEFGIVDLSLAPTPAVGDSVARVLEAMGLEVVGTHGTTAALALLNDQVKKGGIMACNQVGGLSGAFIPVSEDEGMIAAVQSGHINLEKLEAMTAICSVGLDMIAIPADTPATTIAAMIADEAAIGVINQKTTAVRIIPYGKEGDMLELGGLLGSAPVMKVNKASSADFIARGGQIPAPVHSFKN from the coding sequence ATGGACATTAGACAGGTAACAGAAACCATTGCCATGATTGAGGAGCAGAACTTCGATGTTCGGACCATCACCATGGGGATCTCGCTTCTAGATTGTATTGATCCGGATATCGAAAAGGCAGCGGAAAAAGTCTACAATAAGATTGTGACAAAGGCCAAAGATTTGGTGGCTGTGGGGGACGAGATTGCGGCAGAACTTGGGATCCCTATCGTCAATAAAAGGGTTTCGGTCACTCCGATTTCCATTATCGGTGCAGCAACCAATGCGACAGACTATGTACCCTTTGCTAAGGCGCTGGATCGTGCAGCGAAGGAAGTTGGGGTTAACTTTATCGGTGGCTTCTCAGCCCTTGTTCAAAAAGGCTACCAAAAAGGGGATGAAATCCTCATTAATTCGATTCCTCGTGCCCTTGCGGAGACAGATTTTGTCTGCTCTTCAGTCAATATTGGATCGACCAAGACGGGGATCAATATGACCGCTGTCCGAGACATGGGCCGTATCATTAAAGAAGCATCCCAAGCAGATCCAATGGGGCCTGGTAAGCTCGTAGTTTTTGCCAATGCAGTAGAAGATAATCCTTTTATGGCGGGTGCCTTCCACGGTGTCGGTGAAGCGGATGTTGTCATCAACGTTGGGGTTTCAGGACCTGGTGTCGTCCAACGGGCGATTGAAAAAGTTCCGGGAGCAAGCTTTGATGTATTGGCTGAAACAGTCAAGAAGACAGCTTTCAAGATTACCCGTGTTGGGCAATTAGTGGGTCAAATGGCTAGTGAACGTCTCGGTGTTGAGTTTGGAATTGTAGACTTGTCTCTCGCGCCAACACCAGCTGTTGGGGATTCGGTTGCCCGTGTCCTTGAAGCCATGGGGCTTGAAGTAGTAGGAACCCATGGAACTACAGCAGCGCTAGCTCTGCTCAATGACCAAGTGAAAAAAGGTGGTATCATGGCTTGTAACCAAGTCGGTGGGTTGTCAGGTGCCTTCATTCCGGTCTCAGAAGATGAAGGGATGATTGCAGCGGTTCAATCGGGTCATATCAACCTGGAAAAATTGGAAGCCATGACGGCTATCTGTTCCGTCGGTCTGGATATGATTGCCATCCCAGCTGATACTCCAGCTACGACCATTGCGGCCATGATCGCAGATGAAGCTGCTATCGGGGTAATCAACCAAAAGACAACAGCGGTTCGCATCATTCCTTATGGCAAGGAAGGCGATATGTTAGAGCTTGGAGGACTTCTTGGGTCTGCTCCGGTAATGAAGGTCAACAAGGCTTCGTCAGCTGATTTCATTGCCCGTGGTGGTCAAATTCCAGCTCCGGTTCATAGCTTTAAAAACTAA
- a CDS encoding histidine phosphatase family protein — protein MAKTRLFVIRHGRTMFNTIGRAQGWSDTPLTAEGERGIQALGIGLRESGLEFTRAYSSDSGRAIQTMGIILDELGLKDQIPYRFDKRIREWCFGSFDGAYGGELFHGVVPRVLDVEDYKTLTLEDLANGICQVDTANWAEPWEVLKSRILEGFEAIAKEVEENGGGNALVVSHSWTIQTLVCLIEGKPNLNLPLSNGSATLVEYEDGKLTVKEVGDSSYREVGESMQES, from the coding sequence ATGGCTAAAACAAGATTATTTGTGATTCGTCATGGGAGAACCATGTTTAATACCATTGGCCGTGCTCAAGGCTGGTCCGATACACCCTTGACAGCAGAAGGAGAACGAGGGATTCAAGCTCTAGGAATCGGCTTGCGTGAGTCCGGTTTGGAGTTTACTCGAGCTTATTCCAGTGATTCAGGCCGTGCCATTCAGACAATGGGGATCATTCTTGATGAATTGGGCTTGAAAGACCAGATTCCTTATCGCTTTGACAAACGGATCCGCGAGTGGTGTTTTGGTAGCTTTGATGGGGCCTACGGTGGGGAACTCTTTCACGGTGTCGTGCCGCGCGTGCTGGATGTAGAAGACTATAAGACTTTGACCTTGGAAGACTTGGCCAATGGCATTTGCCAAGTGGACACAGCGAATTGGGCTGAACCTTGGGAAGTTTTGAAAAGCCGAATTCTAGAAGGTTTTGAAGCTATTGCCAAAGAAGTAGAAGAAAATGGTGGAGGCAATGCCTTGGTGGTCAGCCATAGTTGGACCATTCAGACCTTGGTTTGCTTGATCGAAGGAAAACCAAATCTCAATCTGCCTCTTTCAAACGGTAGTGCTACCCTTGTAGAATATGAAGATGGAAAATTGACGGTTAAGGAAGTTGGAGATAGCAGTTACCGTGAGGTCGGTGAAAGCATGCAAGAATCCTAG
- a CDS encoding histidine phosphatase family protein: MTKTRLYIAHHGKTMFNTIGRAQGWSDTPLTEAGERGIRELGLGLKEAGLSFEEAVSSDSGRTIQTMGIILQELGLTGKIPYRYDKRIREWCFGSFDGAYDGDLFMGVLPRVFKVDDFHQLSLMELAEGIVEVDTTGWAESWGTLSGRILEGFEAIAKEVEAAGGGNAIVVSHGMTITTLIYLIDPKAVEELVLDNGSVTVLSYEDSAFHIEKIGDLSYRKVGAKLLEDGHDE; this comes from the coding sequence ATGACAAAAACCAGATTATATATTGCTCATCATGGAAAAACCATGTTTAATACCATTGGGCGGGCACAGGGCTGGTCAGACACTCCGCTGACAGAAGCAGGAGAGCGTGGAATTCGAGAATTAGGACTTGGTCTCAAGGAAGCTGGGCTTTCTTTTGAAGAGGCTGTTTCGAGTGATTCTGGACGCACCATTCAAACTATGGGAATTATTCTTCAAGAACTTGGTCTGACAGGAAAAATCCCTTATCGTTATGACAAACGGATCCGCGAGTGGTGTTTTGGTAGTTTTGACGGTGCTTATGATGGTGATCTCTTTATGGGGGTCTTACCTCGTGTCTTTAAGGTCGATGATTTCCATCAGTTGAGCCTAATGGAGTTAGCAGAAGGAATCGTCGAAGTGGATACCACTGGTTGGGCTGAATCCTGGGGAACCTTGAGTGGCCGGATCCTAGAAGGATTTGAAGCTATCGCAAAAGAGGTCGAAGCAGCTGGCGGTGGTAATGCTATTGTGGTTAGCCATGGCATGACGATTACGACCTTGATTTATCTCATCGATCCAAAAGCGGTCGAAGAATTAGTCTTGGACAACGGAAGCGTAACGGTTTTGTCTTATGAAGATAGCGCCTTTCATATTGAAAAGATTGGGGATCTATCTTATCGTAAGGTTGGAGCAAAACTCCTAGAGGATGGTCATGACGAATAA
- a CDS encoding M15 family metallopeptidase, whose product MTNKYRRARKKRKKWWPYLLSFFLLVVLGSGIGAYLAKPSLFSGLQFWKAKKTAVTTPSSSKKKKEKSDLPAVSTKDWQLILVNRDNVKPELNPQLTDVDAIKVDSRIVEPTRQFLEAARKIAPEETLISGYRSVAEQTELYNERVAQLEASGLSHEEAEKQVQTQVQVPGASEHQTGLAIDMSVEAGQSDELGMQLAAIAPQYGFVLRYPDGKSNITGVNFENWHFRYVGVENAQYMAKHQLVLEEYIQLLKKAGK is encoded by the coding sequence ATGACGAATAAGTATAGACGCGCACGAAAAAAACGTAAGAAATGGTGGCCTTACCTATTGAGTTTCTTTCTTCTTGTGGTCCTTGGATCGGGAATTGGTGCTTACTTAGCGAAGCCAAGCTTGTTTTCAGGGCTTCAGTTTTGGAAGGCTAAAAAAACAGCTGTAACGACTCCCTCTTCTTCTAAGAAAAAGAAAGAAAAATCAGATTTACCAGCCGTTTCGACAAAAGACTGGCAGTTGATCTTGGTCAATCGTGATAATGTGAAGCCTGAGTTGAACCCACAATTGACAGATGTGGATGCTATCAAAGTGGATAGTCGGATTGTAGAACCAACTCGTCAATTTTTAGAAGCGGCTCGAAAAATTGCCCCAGAAGAAACCTTGATATCAGGCTATCGAAGTGTGGCCGAGCAAACAGAGCTCTATAATGAGCGTGTTGCGCAACTAGAGGCTAGCGGCCTTTCGCACGAAGAAGCTGAAAAGCAGGTGCAGACCCAGGTACAGGTCCCTGGTGCGAGTGAACACCAGACAGGACTTGCCATTGATATGAGTGTCGAAGCTGGCCAAAGTGATGAGTTGGGCATGCAGCTGGCTGCCATCGCACCGCAATATGGCTTTGTGCTTCGCTACCCAGATGGGAAGAGCAACATCACGGGTGTGAATTTTGAGAATTGGCATTTCCGTTATGTTGGCGTAGAAAATGCTCAGTATATGGCCAAGCATCAGCTAGTATTGGAAGAATATATTCAGCTATTGAAAAAAGCTGGCAAATAA